The genomic DNA CTAGTGCTCCATATTTGTCTCGGCTTAATTTTGACTGAATATCAGCAAAATGTAATAATCCTTCCCAACTAGATTGATTAAATGCTTTGTCATTTAAATCGCCACTATCTGTAATCAAAATAATTTTTTTATCAAAATTTTTAAGTTGTTCAGGTGTTAAATTAAATTTTTCATTGATCTCAACCTGAGCAATTGGTTGTTTTGGTGCTTTAGGATGCGAATATTTGGAATTATTGCATCTTGCAGCAATTAATGGCATTGCTCCAAAAGCAATGATAATAGGAATTAATCCTATTTTTTTAAATATTTTATTTTTCAATTTTTGCTCCTTTTTTAAATACAAAATTAATTTTTATTATTATGCGAGTAATATCAATAAGTAATTTCAAATTTATAATTTAGTTATATATATTATTAATTATAATCTATTGCGATAATCTTAGTTTTATAATAAGAAATCTTTGTTTTGATTTTGGGTTTTAGCTTTATTTAAATTTACTTATTTGTTAATTAAAAAATAAAAAGAGAAGAATTTTTTTCCTCTCATTTTTTTGGATTTTTTTATTATAAATTGTAATGTAATTCAGTAATTTCTTTTAGTGCATCAAGCGGTAGTGCACCAGTTTCTAACATTAGATTTAAAAATTCTTTAATGTTTTCTTTATTTGAAACAAAGTCTTTTCTTGAAAGATTTTTTGATTTTCTAACTTTGTCATATAAGTTTAACATCTCTTCTTTACCAGCATTATATGAAGTTGATTGACCAGGAAGATTTAAATAACGTTTTGATTCTGCTGTAATATCTCCAATCCCTAATGCTGAATTGTTTTTTAAGAAGTTTCTGATGTCTGAAATTGAAGGATTTTTTGGTAAGTCAGCTTCACCTTTAACATTACCATGGTATGCAGTATCAACAGCACGTCTCATGTTACGTAATTGAGCTTCATTCAAAGCTCCGTAGTATTGAAGAATGTTTGTTAATTCTGCGGCTTTTAGGGTATGTTCTTTTTCATTATTAATTTTTTTGACTGAAGCAACTAAGTTTCAATAAACACCACCATGCAATTCCTTCATTTGTTTGGTTTCATCTTTTGTTACATCTTCAACTTTTTTAGCTTTGATGAAACTTGTTATTCCTTTTGCTTTGGTGAAATCTTTTGGACTAGCATAGTAATCTTTGTTTTCAAAATCAGGTTCACCATATAATCCAGCTTCAATTCCAAATCATTCCATGAACAATGCTCATCCTTCAATGTATGAAGTATAATTAAAGATATTTCCAATTGTTTGACCATTGATTGTTTTTAAGAATTTTTCAGCATAATAAATTTGGTTATGATGTCCCATCACACTTTCGTGGTTAGCAAATGAAGTTACTGATCATTTTGGAAGACCATAGTATGGATCAGCATTGAAGATAAATGATCCAAAAGTATTTGCTTCAGATTGTCTTTCACCATTGTAAGCTCCAACTCCAGATTTTTCACGATCTTTAAATTCATAAATTGTAATTCCATAGTTAGGAACTTGTTTTGGGAAATAACTAAATCCTTCATCAATTGTTGTTTTTCTAAATTGTTGATATGCTTTAAATCCTTCTAGGGCTCCTAAATAAAATTGTTCATTTGTGATTGTGCCATATGGATCTTTTGAATCTTTTAAATGGGCATATCCTAATTTATCTAAATTTGCAATTGATTCTTTTAAATTTGGGTCATTTAATAATTCATTTCTTTTGTCTTGATTGTAATATTCTTTGCCTTCACGGCCAAAGAAAAATTGTTCTTGGTTCATTCATTTGTTAAATTCAGAAAGATTAATGTTACCTTCTTCATCACGAATTTTTAGTTGAACATTATTTACTCTTTTTCCACTAACCCCCTTAGGGTTGTATTGGATAGTTGGCTCTCATGCACCACTGTCTTCACCAGTGATTAATTTTGCTACTGCTTTAGCGGCAATTTCCATATTTTTTAAGGCAGTTTTCGTTGTTTCATAACCTGAATCAAAGACTTCTTGTGATGAATAATTTGAGGTTGTTGACAATTTTAAAATTGTGTCATATAGTCTTTGCCCTTGTTCTTTTTTACCTTGAATTGGCATACCACTTAAACCAACATCTCTTGCATCTAAGTCTTTTTTGGTTAATCCTAAACCATAAATTTTCTGAATTCTTCTATTTTGATTAAGAATTTCAATTGTGTCTTCAACTTCATTAATTGAATTTTCCTTTAGAATTTTTAATTCCTTGATGTTTTCACCCAATCCATGTTTTGATGCTTGATAGTATTTAGTAACATAAAATTCATGGAATGCCTTGGTTTTAGGATCAACTTTTGTACTAGATTTAATAATATCTAAAACAGTTTTTTCATTTTCTCTACTTCTTAAAAAATTAAGTAGTTCATCTTGGTAAAAGGCAGTTAAAAATCCGCGAATGTTGTTTTTAATGACAACTTTTGATAAAATGATTCCTTTTTCAATTCCTTCTTCAAGATTTCTTTGAACTTTTTCAGCTTTATCACCAACAAATTTATTAAATGTTCCATAAAAGATGTTTGCTGGATAAGCACTTGGAATTCCTCATTCTAAGAAAACACCAATCAATCGTAATTCTGATGCATAAATATCCTTAGCAATTTCTCATTCATATTTTAAACCACTTACTCATGCAGTTGAGGTCACATTTAAATTAATTTTGCTAATTTTATTTAATTCATTGATTCACCCTTGATAAAATCTTGAAATTCGGGTTGCTTCTTCTTCTTTTGGATAATATAAATCAACACTTTTGCCTAAATCTTCTAATTTCGTGTTAAATTGCTTATGTTTGTTAACAATATATAAAGCAGTATATTTAATAATGTCTTCAGTGTGTTTTGAATTACCTTCTCTTGCTAATTTTTCTAATGAAGGAAGAACAAACTTAAAAATTCCTTCTTGGTATTCATTTTCTAATTTTTGAATTTTTTCTTTAGATTTAGCAATTTGCTCTTGCAATCCTTTAATTTCTTCTTGATTTGGATTTTCTTGATTTATTTTTTCATTATATTCATCTTCTAATGCTGCTATTTCATTTTTTGTTTCTGAAATTCTCTTTCTTTTTTCATTATATTTAACAAGGAATTCTTGTTCACTTTTTTTGTATTGTTCAATCAATTCATTGTTTTTTGCAATGATTTTATTAAAAGCACTTTTTTGAATTGAATATGGGATTAAAGTTAATGCTGCAGGAACTGCAATGACTGCTGCAACAATACCTGTTGCAATTAACCCTTTTTTTATTTTTGATGGCATATTTTTCCTTATATTTATTATTTGATTTGTAATTTATTTGTTTTTTAATGATTGAATTTATTGATATTCTAAAAACAAAAACATTTAACCATGAGTAAATGCTCAACTGATTAAACTTTTCTTTTTTTGAGTTTTTTATAAACCTTAAGTTCACTATTTAGACTTAAAGTTCAAAATTTATTTCTATTATATTATTTAAATTAAAAGGTTTGTTTTATATATCAATATGATTATTTTTTGTATTTTATAATAAATTATTATAAAACAAATCTAAGATGATTCTATTTTTTTATGTTAAATTATTTGTTAATTTCATTATTGTATTTGAACTTTATTAAAAAATAAAATGAGAAGAATTTTTCTTTCTTCTCATTATTCTTTTATTTTTTAGTTATAAATTGTAATGTAGTTCAATGATTTCTTTCAATGTATCAAGTGGCAATGCCCCTGTTTCTAAAATTAGATTTAAAAATTCTTTAATGTTTTCTTTATTTGAAACAAAGTCTTTTCTTGAAAGATTTTTTGATTTTCTAACTTTATCATATAGTTTTAACATTTCTTCTTTACCAGCATTATATGATGTTGCTTGACCAGGAAGATTTAAATAACGTTTTGATTCAGCAGCAATATCTCCAACTCCTAAAGCTGAATTATTTTTTAAGAAGTTTCTAATATCAGAAATTGATGGATCTTTTGGTAGATCGCTTTCACCTTTAATATCCCCATGGTATGCTGTATCAACAGCACGTCTCATGTTACGCAATTGTGCTTCATTTAGAGCACCGTAGTATTGAAGGATGTTAGCTAGTTCAGCAGCTTTTAGGGTGATTTCTTTGTCATTATTATTTACTTTTTCAGGTTTAATTAGATTTCAATAAACACCACCATGTAAATCTTTCATTTGTTTGATTTCATTATCAGTTACTTCTTCAGCTTTTGTAGCTTTGATGAAGTTTGTTATCCCTTTTGCTTTCTTGAAATCTTTTGGAATTGCATAGTAATCTTCATTTTCAAAATCAGGTTCACCATATAGTCCTGCTTCAATTCCAAATCATTCCATGAATAATGCTCATCCTTCGATGTATGATGTGTAATCAAAGATGTTTCCAATTGTTTGATCATCAATTGTTTTTAGGAATTGTTTAGCATAATAAATTTGGTTGTGGTGTCCCATCACACTTTCATGGTTAGCAAATGAAGTTACTGATCATTTTGGAAGACCATAGTATGGATCGGGATTAAAAATAAATGATCCTTGAGTCTTTTCTTCGGATTGAACTTCGCCATTATAAGCCCCAACACCAGAACCAGTACGTTCATCAAATCTATAAACAGTAATTCCATATTTTGGAACATTTTGTGGGAAGTAACTAAAGCCTTCATTAATTGTTGTTTCTCTAAATTGTTGGTAGGCTTTGAAGGCTTCTAAGGCTCCAAAATAAAATTTTTCATTTGTTATTGTTCCATATTTTGCATTCGAATCTTTTAAATGTGAGTAACCTAGTTTATTCAGATTTTCAATAGCATCTTTTAAATTATTATCTTTTAATAGTTCATTTTTCTTTTCTTGTGTGTAGTAATCATGAGTTTCACGTCCAAAGAAGAAATCCTCCTGATTCATTCATTTGTTAAATTCAGAGATATCAATATTGCCATTTACATCACGAATTTTAACTTTTGTTTGTTTAGTTTCACTTCCATTAACCCCTTTAGAGTTGTATTGGATAGTTGGCTCTCATGCACCACTGTCTTCACCAGTGATTAACTTGGCAACGGCCTTGGCAGCTGCTTCCATATTTTTTACTGCTGTTTTGGTTGTTTCATAACCAGAATTGAAAACTTCTTGTGATGAATCATTTGAGGTTGTTGATAATTTTAAAATTGGTGAATAAACTTTTTCATTTGCTGATTTTTGTTTTTGAATTGTCATTCCATTAAGTCCAACGCCCTTGGCGTCTAGATCTTTTTGTGTTAAGCCTAATCCATATATTTTTTGAACTTGCCCATTTTCACCAACAATTTCAATTGTGTCTTCAATTTCATTAATTGAATTATTTCTTAAAATTTTTAGTTCTTTAATATCTTCACCCAATCCATGTTTTGCTGCTTGATAATATTTAGATACATAGAATTCATGGAATGCTTTAGTTTTGGGATCAATTTTTTTGCTTAATTTAATAATATCCAAAACACTTTTATTGTCTGCTGCATTGCTTAAAAATTCTTT from Metamycoplasma alkalescens includes the following:
- a CDS encoding DUF885 family protein, with the protein product MPSKIKKGLIATGIVAAVIAVPAALTLIPYSIQKSAFNKIIAKNNELIEQYKKSEQEFLVKYNEKRKRISETKNEIAALEDEYNEKINQENPNQEEIKGLQEQIAKSKEKIQKLENEYQEGIFKFVLPSLEKLAREGNSKHTEDIIKYTALYIVNKHKQFNTKLEDLGKSVDLYYPKEEEATRISRFYQGWINELNKISKINLNVTSTAWVSGLKYEWEIAKDIYASELRLIGVFLEWGIPSAYPANIFYGTFNKFVGDKAEKVQRNLEEGIEKGIILSKVVIKNNIRGFLTAFYQDELLNFLRSRENEKTVLDIIKSSTKVDPKTKAFHEFYVTKYYQASKHGLGENIKELKILKENSINEVEDTIEILNQNRRIQKIYGLGLTKKDLDARDVGLSGMPIQGKKEQGQRLYDTILKLSTTSNYSSQEVFDSGYETTKTALKNMEIAAKAVAKLITGEDSGAWEPTIQYNPKGVSGKRVNNVQLKIRDEEGNINLSEFNKWMNQEQFFFGREGKEYYNQDKRNELLNDPNLKESIANLDKLGYAHLKDSKDPYGTITNEQFYLGALEGFKAYQQFRKTTIDEGFSYFPKQVPNYGITIYEFKDREKSGVGAYNGERQSEANTFGSFIFNADPYYGLPKWSVTSFANHESVMGHHNQIYYAEKFLKTINGQTIGNIFNYTSYIEGWALFMEWFGIEAGLYGEPDFENKDYYASPKDFTKAKGITSFIKAKKVEDVTKDETKQMKELHGGVYWNLVASVKKINNEKEHTLKAAELTNILQYYGALNEAQLRNMRRAVDTAYHGNVKGEADLPKNPSISDIRNFLKNNSALGIGDITAESKRYLNLPGQSTSYNAGKEEMLNLYDKVRKSKNLSRKDFVSNKENIKEFLNLMLETGALPLDALKEITELHYNL
- a CDS encoding DUF885 family protein, which translates into the protein MSPSAKKGLITTGIISATLAIPAVFTLIPYGIQKGYFKTDNLIKQFKESENEFAKIHGQKKLEIENKQKELAPLIEKYDKIEEEKKETEGKGLKEKIAKIESKIAELQQEYQNGIFEIVLPHLEKIARYANAKDDADVIKYTASYIVTKYKQFNLQLKKLGEKIDLNYPNKNEANQIANFYNDWIASFKEINKNNLNVTSTAWVSGLKYEWEIANNIYSSDLRLVGAFLEWGLSAAYPANTFYGTFNKFVGDKAEKVQRNLEEGIEKGIILSKVVIKNNIRSFLAAFYQDELKEFLSNAADNKSVLDIIKLSKKIDPKTKAFHEFYVSKYYQAAKHGLGEDIKELKILRNNSINEIEDTIEIVGENGQVQKIYGLGLTQKDLDAKGVGLNGMTIQKQKSANEKVYSPILKLSTTSNDSSQEVFNSGYETTKTAVKNMEAAAKAVAKLITGEDSGAWEPTIQYNSKGVNGSETKQTKVKIRDVNGNIDISEFNKWMNQEDFFFGRETHDYYTQEKKNELLKDNNLKDAIENLNKLGYSHLKDSNAKYGTITNEKFYFGALEAFKAYQQFRETTINEGFSYFPQNVPKYGITVYRFDERTGSGVGAYNGEVQSEEKTQGSFIFNPDPYYGLPKWSVTSFANHESVMGHHNQIYYAKQFLKTIDDQTIGNIFDYTSYIEGWALFMEWFGIEAGLYGEPDFENEDYYAIPKDFKKAKGITNFIKATKAEEVTDNEIKQMKDLHGGVYWNLIKPEKVNNNDKEITLKAAELANILQYYGALNEAQLRNMRRAVDTAYHGDIKGESDLPKDPSISDIRNFLKNNSALGVGDIAAESKRYLNLPGQATSYNAGKEEMLKLYDKVRKSKNLSRKDFVSNKENIKEFLNLILETGALPLDTLKEIIELHYNL